ATGACGTGCGCCTGTTGATCGTGCGCGCCACGGACGTGCCCACCTATGTCGAGCACGGTGCTGCCGACCTCGGCGTGGCAGGCAAGGACGTACTCATGGAGTACGGTGGCCAGGGGCTCTACGAGCCGCTGGACCTGAAAATCGCCAACTGCAAGCTGATGACCGCTGGCGCGGTCGGTGCGTCGGAGCCCAAGGGACGCCTGCGCGTGGCCACCAAGTTCGTCAACGTCGCCAAGCGCTACTATGCCGAACAGGGTCGTCAGGTGGATGTGATCAAGCTGTATGGCTCGATGGAGCTCGCTCCGCTGGTCGGCCTCGCCGACAAGATCATCGACGTGGTCGACACCGGCAACACCCTGCGCGCGAACGGCCTGGAGCCGCAGGAACTGATCGCGCACATCAGCTCGCGCCTGGTGGTGAACAAGGCTTCGATGAAGATGCAGCACGCTCGCATCCAGGCCCTGATCGACACCCTGCGCGAAGCGGTGGAGTCTCGACACCGGGCGTAATTCCTAGCGCGGCCTTCCCGCCGCGCCCGCCTATCCGTGTCATAGCCAAATTTTCTCGGGTGCCCGCACGATAGGCTTGATAGTCTTGCGGCGCCCGAGATCACGCCAATTAAAGAGGCCAGCTATGACCGCACCCTTCGTTATCCGTCGACTCAACGCCGCCGATCCGGACTTCGCGCGTCATCTGGACCATCTGCTCTCCTGGGAAAGCGTATCCGACGACGCGGTGAACCAGCGCGTGCTGGACATCATCGCTGATGTGCGCAGCCGTGGTGATGCCGCCGTGGTGGAGTTCACCCAGCGTTTCGACGGTGTCGACGCTCAGGCGATGGCCGACCTGATCCTGCCGCGCGAGCGCCTGGAACTGGCCCTGACCCGCATCACCCCGGCCCAGCGCAAGGCTCTGGAAACCGCCGCCGAGCGCGTGCGCAGCTACCACGAGAAGCAGAAACAGGACTCCTGGCGCTACACCGAAGCCGATGGCACCGTGCTCGGCCAGCAGGTCACCCCGCTGGATCGTGCTGGCCTGTATGTTCCGGGGGGCAAGGCGTCCTACCCGTCTTCCGTTCTGATGAACGCCATTCCGGCCAAGGTCGCCGGTGTCGCCGAAGTGGTTATGGTGGTGCCGACCCCGCGCGGCGAGATCAATGAAATCGTCCTGGCCGCCGCCTGTATCGCCGGCGTCGACCGTGTCTTCACCATCGGCGGTGCGCAAGCCGTGGCCGCGCTGGCCTATGGCACCGAGAGCGTGCCGCAGGTGGACAAGATCGTCGGTCCGGGCAACATCTATGTCGCCACCGCCAAGCGCCACGTGTTCGGTCAGGTGGGTATCGACATGATCGCCGGGCCCTCGGAGATCCTCGTGGTCTGCGACGGTGGCACCGATCCGGACTGGATCGCGATGGACCTGTTCTCCCAGGCCGAACATGACGAGGACGCCCAGTCGATTCTGGTCAGCCCGGACGCCGAGTTTCTCGACAAGGTCGCGGCCAGCATCGAGAAACTGCTGCCGACAATGGAGCGCGCGGAGATCATCCGCACCTCCCTGAGCAACCGTGGCGCGCTGATTCTGGTCGCCGATCAGGAACAGGCCTGCCAGGTCGCCAACCGTATTGCGCCGGAGCACCTGGAGCTATCGGTCGCCGACCCGGAAAGCTGGCTGCCGAAGATCCGCCACGCTGGCGCCATCTTCATGGGCCGCTACACCGCCGAGGCTCTGGGCGACTATTGCGCCGGCCCGAACCACGTGCTGCCGACCTCCGGCACCGCGCGCTTCTCCTCGCCGCTGGGTGTGTACGATTTCCAGAAGCGCTCCTCGATCATTTTCTGCTCTGCGCCGGGGGCGTCGGAACTTGGCAAGACCGCGTCCATCCTGGCCCGTGGCGAGTCCCTGACCGCACACGCGCGCAGCGCCGAATTCCGTATTCTCGATGGGAAGAGTGAATAAGATATGAGCAAATTCTGGAGTCCCTTCGTCAAGGAGCTGGTGCCTTACGTCCCGGGTGAGCAGCCGAAGCTTGCCAAGCTGGTGAAGCTGAACACCAACGAGAACCCCTATGGCCCGTCGCCGAAAGTGATCGCTGCCATTCAGGCCGAGCTGAATGACACGCTGCGGCTGTACCCGGACCCCAATGCCGACCGCCTGAAGCAGGCCATCGCCGGGTATCACGGCGTCAAGGCTTCCCAGGTGTTCGTCGGTAATGGTTCGGATGAGGTCCTGGCCCACGCCTTCCACGCGTTGTTCCAGCACGGCAAGCCACTGTTGTTCCCGGATATCAGCTATAGCTTCTACCCGGTCTATTGTGGCCTCTATGGCATCGATTTCGAGGCCGTGCCGCTGGATGGGCAGTTCCAGATCCGTATTGAGGACTACGCGCGCACCAACGGCGGCATTATCTTCCCCAACCCCAACGCTCCCACCGGCTGCCTGCTGCCGCTGGAAGCCGTCGAGCGGATGTTGCAAGCCAGCCCGGACAGCGTGGTGCTGGTGGACGAGGCGTATGTCGATTTCGGTGGTGAATCCGCGATTTCGCTGGTGAACCGCTATCCGAACCTGCTGGTGGCGCAGACCTTGTCCAAGTCGCGCTCGCTGGCGGGCCTGCGGGTCGGCTTCGCGGTCGGCCACGAGGACCTGATCGAAGCGCTGGAGCGAGTGAAGAACAGCTTCAACTCCTACCCGCTGGACCGTCTTGCATTGGCCGGAGCCGTAGCATCCTTCGAGGATCAGGCTTACTTCGAGCAGACCTGCAACGCGGTTATCCACAGTCGCGAGAAGCTGGTTGCCGAGCTCAGGACCCTGGGCTTCGACGTGCTGCCCTCTGCGGCCAATTTCATCTTTGCCCGTCACCCGCAGCGTGACGGTGCCGAACTGGCTGCCGCTCTGCGCGAGGAGGGCGTGATCGTGCGCCACTTCAAGCAGGCGCGGATCAACCAGTTCCTGCGCATCAGCATCGGCACCGACGAGCAGAATCAGGCTCTGCTGGACGCCCTGCGCCTGAAGCTGTAAGGCGGCTGCGGTAAAGGAAAACGGCGCCCGAGGGCGCCGTTTTTCGTGCTGGCTTCAGCCACCGCTGGGCACTGGTGGCGGGCGCAGGCCCACTTCGGCGTTGAGCGTCACTGGCTTGCCGTTGCGCAGTACCTCGATGGTGATCCTCTCGCCAGGCTTGGTGCGTGCCACCTGGTTCATCGAGCGGCGACCATCGCTGGCGGCCTCTCCGTCGATGTTCAGGATGATGTCGCCCGGCAGCAGGCCCGCCCGGGCAGCCGGGCCATCGCGGTAGACGCCGGCGACGACGATACCTGCCTTGTCCGTGAGGTCGAAGGATTCCGCCAGTTCCGGAGTCAGCGGCTGCACTTCCACGCCCAGCCAGCCGCGAATCACCTGGCCGTGCTCGATGATCGACTGCATGACTTCCAGGGCGAGCTTGGTCGGAATGGCGAAGCCGATGCCCTGAGAGCCACCGGACTTGGAGAAGATTGCTGTGTTGATACCGATCAGGTTGCCGTTGGCATCCACCAGTGCACCGCCGGAGTTGCCGGGGTTGATCGCTGCGTCTGTCTGGATGAAGTCTTCGTAGGTGTTCAGGCCGAGCTGGTTGCGCCCAGTGGCGCTGATGATGCCCATCGTGACGGTCTGGCCGACGCCAAAGGGGTTACCGATGGCCAGACAGACGTCGCCGGTGCGTATGCCGTCGGAGCGGCCGAGCAGGATCGAAGGCAGGTCCTTGAGGTCGATCTTGAGGACCGCAAGGTCGGTCTCGGGATCGCTGCCCACCAGGCGGGCGATAGTCTCGCGGCCGTCGCGCAGGGCTACGATGATCTGGTCGGCGCCGGCGGTCACGTGGTTGTTGGTCAGCAGGTAGCCTTCGGGGCTCATGATCACCGCCGAGCCCAGGCTGGACTCCATGCGTTTCTGCTGCGGCAGGTTATCGCCGAAGAAGCGGCGGAACAGCGGGTCGTCGAGCATCGAGTTGCTCGGCTTGCTGACCATCTTGGTGGTGTACAGGTTGGCTACGGCCGGCGCGGCGCGGGTCACGGCATCGGCGTAGCTGACGGGGCCTTGCTGGATGCGGCTGAGAAGCGGGGCTTGCTGCAGGTGCACTTCCTGTTGCGGAAGACCGACCCACTGAGGGTTGTGCTGGATGATCAGAAGCGCCAGCAGGACGCCAACCAGCACGGGCCAGCCGAGGAAACGCAGGGCCTTCAGCATCGAAGAAAATCCTTGGGGTTGCTTGGCCGGGAGATGGCCGATAGGGTGGCGGCCATTATACGGGCGGCGGGCTAAGAAAATAGACGCCCGCCGCCGATGTTGGAGGAATTTCGATGGCTATCGCACTGTGTACTCTGGTCGAGGAAGCGGATCGTTATCTGGACGCTGCAAAGATCCAGGATTACTGCCCCAACGGCCTGCAAGTCGAGGGACGGCCGCAGGTGCGCCGTATCGTCAGCGGCGTCACTGCAAGCCAGGCACTGCTCGATGCGGCGGTTGAAGCCGATGCCGATGTGGTGCTGGTCCACCACGGCTATTTCTGGAAGGGTGAGAATCCCTGCGTGGTCGGCATGAAGCAACGCCGTCTGAAGACGCTGCTGAACAATGACATCAGCCTGCTGGCCTATCACCTTCCGCTGGATCTGCATCCTGAAGTGGGCAACAACATCCAGTTGGCCCGCCAGCTTGGTTTTGAGGTGGAGGGGCCGCTGGAGCCGGGCAACCCGCGCTCCATCGTGCTGCTGGGCTCGTTGTCCGAGCCCATGTTGCCGAGCGATCTGGCTCGCCACGTCCGCGACTCGCTGGGACGCGAGCCGCTGCTGGTCGAAGGGGAGCAGCCTGTCAGGCGCATCGCCTGGTGCACCGGCGGTGCGCAGGGCTACATCGACCAGGCGATTGACGCCGGAGTGGATGCCTATCTGACCGGCGAAGTTTCCGAGCAGACAGTGCATAGCGCGCGGGAGAATGGCATCACATTCATCGCCGCCGGCCATCACGCTACCGAACGCTACGGGGTACAGGCGCTGGGTGACTATCTGGCCAGGCGCTTCGCTATCGAGCACTTGTTCATCGATTGCCCGAACCCAGCCTGACGAGGCTCATCCAACGAGAAAGGCCGTCTCATCGAGCCGGCCCTTTGGCATTGTCTCAGCGGTAACCGTGGCGTTGGCGGTCAACCGCCTTGCCCAGTTCCCAAACGGCCATCGCGTAGTGTGTGCTGTGGTTGTAGCGGGTGATTACGTAGAAGTTCGGCAAGCCGTACCAGTACTGGTAGTTGCGCCCCATGTCCAGGCGCAGCAGGCTCGCCTGCTGGTGCCCGTTGAGCGAGCCCTGGGGGCGCAGACCGGCGGCGGAGAGGGTATTGACCGGGTACATGGTCTTGAAGCCGTCCTCCAGTGATGGCGCCTGGCCGGTCGCGGGTATGGCAACCAGGTCGCTGGTGATCCAGCCGTGCTGCTTGAAGTAGTTGGCGACACTGCCGATTGCATCGCGAGGGTTCCACAGATCGATGTGGCCGTCGCCATCGAAGTCCACTGCGTATTGGGTGAAGGATGACGGCATGAATTGCCCGTAGCCCATAGCGCCGGCGTATGAGCCGCGCAGCGCCAGCGGATCATCGCCCTCCTTGCGTGCCTGCAGGAGGAACTGCTCCAGTTCGCCGCTGAAGAACTCTGCGCGGCGCGGGTAGGAGAATGACAGCGTGGCCAGTGCGTCGATGATCCGCGTCTTGCCCATCACTCGCCCCCATCGGGTTTCCACGCCAATGATGCCGACGATGATTTCCGGCGGTACGCCGTAGGTCCGGTAGGCGCGTTGCAGGTCGGCTTCGTACTGGTTCCAGAACAGCACGCCGTTCTGCACGTTGTCCGGGGTGATGAACTTCTTCCGGTAACGCAGCCAGGCACCGTTGGGGCCGGAGGGTGGCGTGTAGGTCGGGGCCTGGCGGTCCATCAGGCGAATTACCCAGTCCAGCTCACGGGTCTGGGAGAACAGGTCCTGCAGGTCCTGCCGGTTGAAGTTGTGCTGGGCAACCATCCGGTCGATGAATCGCTGCGCCTCGATATTGCCGGCGAAGTCGCCACGCAGCGGCGTGATCGGTTGCACCGAGCCGAAGGCCGGGTGTGCGCTGGGAGTGATGAGCGTCGGCGGCTGCGGCTTGGCGGCAGGCTTGGGCGCGGGAGTGGGTTTGCTGCTGCACGCCGAGATGAGGACGAGTATTGGCAGAGCGAGAGCGATGCGGCGCATGGGAAATCTTCTGGGGCAGGAAAGTGCTGGCTATGCTAGCGCAGAGCGTATCCCAGGCAAGCGGGCGGTGCGTTGCGGTCTGTTGCAGGACGCGCCCTGGGCTGGTTTTCAGATGGCCGGCGGTGGTGCCGATGGAGCCCGCCGGAGGAGAGTTGGCAAGGAACCTCGAGGGTCGAAAGCCGGTTTCCGGAATGGCGCCCGAGTGCTGTGCAAAAAAGGCGGTAATACCAGTAATCACGCCGTCTGCAGCCGTGAATGCGGACGGCTATATGAGTATATTTTTTCGGTATAAAAGGCGGGCCGGTTAGAGTCTTGCGCTGTGTTAGAGTGCGCCCTCGTCTACGGCCCGAAGGCCGTCCATAAGCAATTCCGTGAGTAGCCATGGTCGACAAACTGACGCATCTGAAACAGCTGGAAGCGGAAAGCATCCACATCATCCGTGAGGTCGCCGCCGAGTTCGATAACCCGGTGATGCTGTACTCGATCGGCAAGGACAGCGCCGTGATGCTGCACCTGGCGCGCAAGGCGTTCTTCCCCGGCAAGCTGCCGTTCCCGGTCATGCACGTCGATACTCGCTGGAAGTTCCAGGAGATGTACCGCTTCCGCGACAAGATGGTCGCCGACATGGGCCTGGACCTGATCACCCACATCAACCCCGATGGCGTGGCGCAGGATATCAACCCGTTCACCCACGGCAGCGCCAAGCATACCGACATCATGAAGACCGAGGGCCTCAAGCAGGCCCTCGACAAGTACGGCTTCGATGCCGCCTTCGGTGGCGCCCGCCGCGACGAGGAGAAGTCCCGCGCCAAGGAACGCGTATACTCCTTCCGCGACAGCAAGCACCGCTGGGACCCTAAGAACCAGCGCCCGGAGCTGTGGAACGTCTACAACGGCAAGGTGAAGAAGGGCGAGTCGATCCGCGTCTTCCCGCTGTCCAACTGGACCGAGCTGGACATCTGGCAATACATCTACCTGGAGCAGATCCCGATCGTCCCGTTGTACTTCGCCGCAGAGCGCGAGGTCATCGAGATGAACGGCGCGCTGATCATGATCGACGACGAGCGCATCCTCGAGCACCTCACGCCCGAGCAGAAGGCCAGCATCCAGAAGAAGATGGTGCGCTTCCGCACCCTGGGCTGCTACCCGCTCACCGGCGCGGTGGAATCCACCGCTACTTCGCTGCCGGAAATCATCCAGGAAATGCTGCTGACGCGCACTTCCGAGCGCCAGGGCCGGGTCATCGACCATGACCAGGCCGGTTCGATGGAAGAAAAGAAACGTCAGGGCTACTTCTAAGGTTCTCGCACCATGTCGCATCAATCCGATCTGATCAGCGAGGACATCCTCGCTTACCTGGCCCAGCACGAGCGCAAGGAACTCCTGCGTTTCCTCACCTGTGGCAACGTCGACGACGGCAAGAGCACCCTGATCGGGCGCCTGCTGCACGACTCCAAGATGATCTACGAGGACCACCTCGAGGCCATCACCCGTGACTCGAAGAAAGTCGGCACCACCGGCGACGACGTCGACCTGGCGCTGCTGGTAGACGGCCTGCAGGCCGAGCGCGAGCAGGGCATCACAATCGATGTGGCGTACCGCTACTTCAGCACCGCCAAGCGCAAGTTCATCATCGCCGACACCCCCGGCCATGAGCAGTACACCCGTAACATGGCTACCGGCGCTTCCACCTGCGACCTGGCCATCATCCTGATCGATGCCCGCTACGGTGTGCAGACCCAGACTCGCCGGCACAGTTTCATCGCCTCGCTGCTGGGCATCAAGCACATCGTCGTGGCCATCAACAAGATGGACCTCAAGAACTTCGACGAGGGTGTCTTCGAGCAGATCAAGGCCGACTACCTGGCCTTCGCCGAGAAAATCAATCTCAAGACCAGCTCGCTGCATTTCGTGCCGATGTCGGCGCTCAAGGGCGACAACGTGGTCAACAAGTCCGAGCGCTCGCCGTGGTACACCGGCCAGTCGCTGATGGAAATTCTCGAGTCGGTCGAGATTTCCGGTGACCGCAACCTCGACGACATGCGCTTCCCGGTGCAGTACGTCAACCGTCCCAACCTGAACTTCCGCGGTTTCGCTGGTACTCTGGCCAGCGGCATCGTGCGCAAGGGCGACGATGTCGTCGCGCTGCCGTCGGGCAAGGGCAGCAAGGTGAAGTCCATCGTCACTTTCGAGGGTGAGCTGGAGCAGGCTGGCCCTGGCCAGGCCATTACTCTGACCCTGGAAGACGAAATCGACGTTTCCCGCGGCGACATGCTGGTGCATGCCGACAATCGCCCGCAGGTGACCGACGGCTTCGACGCCATGCTGGTGTGGATGGCCGAAGAGCCGATGCTGCCGGGCAAGAAGTACGACATCAAGCGCGCCACCAGCTATGTGCCGGGCTCGATTCCGAGCATCACTCACAAGGTGGACGTGAATACGCTCGAAGAAACCGCCGCCAGCGAACTCAAGCTCAACGAGATTGCCCGTGTGAAGGTCAGCCTGGATGCGCCTATCGCGCTGGATGGTTATGACCAGAATCGCACCACCGGCGCCTTCATCGTCATCGACCGCCTGACCAACGGCACCGTCGGTGCCGGCATGATCATCGCCGTGCCGCAGGCCGGGCAGGGTACTTCCTCGCACCACGGCGCCAATGCGCACGTTGCTCGCGAGGAGCGCGCAGCGCGCTTCGGCCAGCAGCCTGCCACCGTGCTGTTCAGCGGCCTCTCCGGAGCGGGCAAGAGCACGTTGGCGTACGCTGTCGAGCGCAAGCTGTTCGACATGGGCCGTGCTGTCTACGTGCTGGACGGCCAGAACCTGCGCCACGACCTGAACAAGGGGCTGCCGCAGGATCGTGCCGGCCGCACTGAAAACTGGCTGCGCACCGCCCACGTTGCCAAGCAGTTCAACGAAGCTGGCCTGATTAGCCTGTGCGCCTTCGTTGCGCCCAGCGCCGAAGGTCGCGAGCAGGCGAAGTCGATCATCGGTGCAGAGCGTCTGATGACCGTCTACGTCCAGGCTTCCCCGCAGGTCTGCCGCGAGCGCGACCCGCAGGGCCTGTATGCTGCCGGCCAGGACAACATCCCGGGCGAATCCTTCCCGTTCGACGTGCCGCTGGATGCCGACCTGGTGATCGATACCCAGACCCAGTCGGTGGAAGACGGCGTAAAGGCTGTTCTCGATCTGCTTCGCCAGCGTGGCGCGATCTGATCGCGATGCTATGAACTGAAGAAGCCCCGCAGCGCGGGGCTTTTCTTTCGCGTTTCGCGGTGGTGAGCTGGTTTGGTTAGCCGCGGAGTACTCGGGCGTGCGTTCGCACGCGGGGGCTCATGGCGGTGTCCCTTCCCGCACATGAAAAAGCCCCGCCGAGGCGGGGCTTTCCGATTCAGTACTTGCCTTTCAATCCGTACGTCTCGTCCAGGGTGCCAGGGCCCTCGGCAGACTTGGGTGCGTAGTCCTTCGGGGCCTCGTTGCTGGCTGGCGGCGTCAGGCGCTCGCGGCGCTCCGGATATTCATCGGCGTGCAGGGCGGCCAGCAGGCGCTGCTTGGTCTGCTCGTCCAGGGCCAGGCGTTCGGCACCTTCGGACAGATGATCCTGAACGTCCTGGTAGCTCTGGGTGAGCTTTTTCATCAGGCTGGCGGAGGTGTTGAAGTGGGTCACCACTTCGCGCTGGTAGCTATCGAAACGATCCTGCATGTCGTCCACTTGACGCTGCAGCTTGTTCGGCGCGGCGTTGGGCAGCAGGCGGGCGACCAGGAAACCAATGCCAACCCCGACGATCAGGGCGATTACCGGCAGCAACCAGGTGGTGAGGGACTGTTCCACGCGAATCCTTCCTCTATAGACGGCTTTGCTTTACGTTAGCGGCTTGCACCTGTGCTTGTATACCGTGGCGAACGCTTCGCCGCCGGCGCAGGTATTGTGCTAGACGAGACGACCCGCCACGGGGTCACGGAGTTGCTGTTTGACCGCCCGCGAAATTCCCCTGTTCCTCGATGGCCCCGACGGCCAGTTGGAAGCCCTGTACCTCGATACGCCAGGCGCCAAGGGCGTCGCACTGATCTGCCATCCGCATCCGCTGTTCGCCGGCACCATGCAGAACAAGGTGGTCGCCACCCTGCAGCGTGCCGCACGCGATGCAGGATACGCCACTCTGCGTTTCAACTTTCGTGGTGTGGGCCAGAGCGCCGGCAGTTATGCCGAGGGCCGCGGCGAGATCGACGATGCGCTGGCCGCCGCGCATTGGATGGCGGAGCGGCATCCGGCACTGCCGCTGACGCTGATGGGCTTCTCCTTCGGCTCCTGCGTGGCGGGCAACGCCGCTGGGCGGTTGGAGGCGCAGGGCGCAGTACTGGCGCAACTGTTCATGCTGGCGCCGCCTGTGGAGCGTTTCGATGTCGACCTGCCCGAGCGTTGCCCGCTGACGGTGATCCAGCCGGAAGCCGACGAAGTCGTAACGCCTGAGCGCGTTTATGCGTGGAGCGCCGAGCTGAGCAAGCCCCACGAGCTGATTCGTGTTCCCGAGTGCAGCCATTTCTTCCACGGCAAGCTGATCGAGCTCAAGGACCTGATTCAGGCCCGGCTCGCCTAGGTTGGCGCGCCGCGTTAACATCCGGCCCGCCATTTCATTTGTGTTGATTCCTGGATTCCCATGACGACCCGTATCCTGACCGGCATCACCACCACCGGTACTCCGCACCTGGGCAACTACGCCGGCGCTATTCGCCCGGCCATTGTCGCCAGCCGCGATCCGCAGGCGGATTCCTTCTATTTCCTGGCCGATTACCATGCACTGATCAAGTGCGATGATCCGGCGCGCATCCAGCGTTCGCGCCTAGAGATCGCCGCAACCTGGCTGGCCTGCGGCCTGGATGCTGAAAAGGCGACCTTCTATCGCCAGTCCGATATTCCCGAGATTCCCGAACTGACCTGGCTGCTCACCTGCGTCACTGCCAAGGGGCTTCTGAACCGTGCCCACGCCTACAAGGCGTCGGTGGACAAGAACGTCGAGGCTGGCGAAGACCCGGATGCCGGTGTCACGATGGGGCTGTACAGTTATCCGGTGCTGATGGCGGCGGACATCCTGATGTTCAACGCGCACAAGGTTCCGGTCGGCCGCGACCAGATCCAGCACGTCGAGATGGCCCGCGACATCGGCCAGCGTTTCAACCATCTCTTCGGCAACGGCAAGGAGCTGTTCACCCTGCCGGAAGTGGTGATCGAAGAGGACGTGGCAACCTTGCCGGGCCTGGATGGTCGCAAGATGTCCAAAAGCTACGACAACACCATTCCTCTGTTCGGCACCGCCAAGCAGCTCAAGGACGCCGTGGCGCGTATCGTGACTGACTCCCGTGCGCCGGGCGAGCCGAAGGATCCGGACAACTCGCACCTTTTCACTTTGTACCAGGCATTTGCCACGGCCGAGCAGCAGGCTGCATTCCGCGCCGAGCTGATCGGCGGCCTGGCCTGGGGCGAAGCCAAGCAGCGTCTCTTCGAACTGCTCGACCGCGAGCTGGGAGAAGCTCGTGAGCGTTACCACGCGCTGATCACTCGCCCGGCAGACCTGGAAGACATCCTCCTGGCTGGCGCCGCCAAGGCCCGTCGCATCGCAACTCCGTTCCTCGGCGAGCTGCGCGAGGCCGTTGGCCTGCGGTCGTTCC
The Pseudomonas triclosanedens DNA segment above includes these coding regions:
- a CDS encoding tryptophan--tRNA ligase yields the protein MTTRILTGITTTGTPHLGNYAGAIRPAIVASRDPQADSFYFLADYHALIKCDDPARIQRSRLEIAATWLACGLDAEKATFYRQSDIPEIPELTWLLTCVTAKGLLNRAHAYKASVDKNVEAGEDPDAGVTMGLYSYPVLMAADILMFNAHKVPVGRDQIQHVEMARDIGQRFNHLFGNGKELFTLPEVVIEEDVATLPGLDGRKMSKSYDNTIPLFGTAKQLKDAVARIVTDSRAPGEPKDPDNSHLFTLYQAFATAEQQAAFRAELIGGLAWGEAKQRLFELLDRELGEARERYHALITRPADLEDILLAGAAKARRIATPFLGELREAVGLRSFREQVQVATEGKKKAAKSARFVSFREADGSFRFRLLDAAGEQLLLSVAFADGKAAGHVSKRLQSEELFLRAELNTFSVQLDGEAVAYSPEFSTDAERDAAMQRLREALIPRE